The genomic region GGTCAGCGTATATTGCCCATCCTTGGCGACCCAGAGATAACTGGCTTTACCAATCCCAAAACCATCAATACCCTTTACCACCTTATATTGAATCTCAACTTTATCCGGCAGCGTATTCAATGCAGGGTTGGTCGTTGCTGAGCCAGGCTCAGTCTGAGTAACATCGGGTTGGGCATCTGCAGGCATTACTGTGCCCGGTTCTAGAGGTGACGGCGCAGGCATACCGGGTTCAAGCGGCTGCGCCTGGGGTGCAGGAACATCTATGGGTGGCGCGACAAGCGGGTGTGCAGGGGCCGGGCGGGATTTTGGTTTGGGGGGACGGACTGGTTCCGGTTTTTTCTTGATTGCTACCGGAGCAGGCTTGGCCGCAGGTACAGGTAACGGCATCAGCCGGGCTTCAATCACGCTGGAATCCGCGTCATCATGGCTGGGTAAAGTAAATCTCACCCCGGTTAGCAACACCACGTGTATCAACAACGAAATCAGCAACGCAATGATGAAAATGCGTTTGGCGTGTTGTTGCATTTATGCCCCCAGGTAAAACACCGACTGTTCGGACCCTTCGCCGTTCAACAAGTTTACTTTACCGCATGCATCTACCGCCAGTCTATTTTCGACAAACCAGCGGATAGCCAGCGGATAAATCCGATGCTCAGCCTCCAGCACGCGAGCTCCCAGAGTTTCGGCAGTATCATCACTGCGCACGGCAACTGCCGCCTGGACAATGACCGGCCCGTGATCCAGCGTAGGGGTCACCAGATGCACGGTGCAGCCGTGAATTTTAACGCCATCTGCCAACGCTCGCGCATGGGTGTTTAAACCGGTATAGCTCGGCAATAGTGACGGATGGATATTAATCAGACGACCCGCATAATGCTGCACAAATTCGTCAGTCAAAATGCGCATATAGCCCGCCAATACCACTAAATCAGGGGCATAATTGTCTATCAACTGCAGCATTGCCTGATCGAACTCGGCCCGACTGGCAAAACCGGTATGCGCCAGTGCATGAGTAGCAATCCCGTGCGCCTCAGCCAGCCGTAAGCCCTCTGCAGATTCACGGTTACTCAGCACTGCCACTACCTCTGCAGGCAAACCGGCATCGAGTATCGCCTGCAGATTAGAACCGCGGCCAGAAATAAGTACGACTAATTTCATCAAGCGATGCCGCGACTAGCCAGATACTCCTCGTAGTTACCGTTGAAGATTTCAGCCCGCTGATCACGGATTTCAATTAAGCGTGTGGCCAGCGAAGATACGAATGAACGGTCATGCGAAACGAATATCACAGTGCCCTTGAACAACTCCACCGCGGTATTGATGGATTCAATGGACTCCATATCCAGGTGATTGGTCGGCTCGTCCAGCACCAGCACATTGGCCTTGGTCAGCGTCAGCTTGCCGAACATCATGCGGCCTTGCTCACCACCGGAGAGGACACGTACGGATTTCTTCACATCATCGCCGGAGAACAGCAATTTACCCAGCACGCTGCGAATGGCCTGATCATCCTCACCCGCATCCGCCCACTGTTTCATCCAGTCAAACAGATTGAGATCGCTATCAAAATCAGCAGCATGATCCTGCGCATAGTAACCAATCTTGGCGTTTTCCGACCATTTTATTTTACCGTCCAGGGCCGGCATTTCGCCAATCAGGGTTTTCACCAGCGTGGTTTTACCGGCACCGTTTTCACCGATAATGGCGATGCGCTCACCGGCTTCTACAATCACGCTGAATTTTGAGAACAGAGACTGATCGTAACCGATAGCAAGGTCCGTCACTTCCACCACATTCCGGTGTAATGGTTTTTCCTGCTCGAAACGAATGTAGGGATACTGACGCGAAGAAGGTTTGATTACGCCCATATCCTGTTTGAGCTTGTCGATCTGCTTGACACGTGACGTCGCCTGACGCGCCTTGGAGGCATTCGCGGAGAAACGTGATACGAAAGTTTGCAGCTCGGCAATTTTATCCTTGGCTCGGGCATTAGCTGCCTGCAAGCCTTCACGTGCCTGCGCCGCAGCGGTCATGTACTCATCATAATTGCCCGGGAACAACTGGATCTTGCCGTAATCCAGATCGGCCATGTGTGTACAGATCGAATTCAGGAAGTGACGGTCATGAGAAATAATAATCATGGTGCAGGAACGCTGATCGAGTATGTTTTCCAGCCAGCGAATCGCATTGATGTCCAGGTTATTGGTTGGCTCATCCAGCAGCAGAATATCCGGATTACCGAACAGGGATTGCGCCAGCAACACACGCAACTTCCAGCCCGGCGCGACTTCTTTCATCGGCCCATTATGCTGCGCACTAGGGATGCCCAGACCCAGCAATAACTCACCGGCGCGCGCTTCAGCGGAATAACCATCCAGCTCGGCGAACTTGCCTTCCAACTCCGCCGCCCGCATGTAATCATCTTCAGTGGATTCAGGGTTAGCGTAAATCGCATCTTTTTCGTGCTTGACTGCCCATAAATCAGCATCACCCTGCATCACCACATCCAGCACAATCTGGTCTTCATAGCCAAATTGATCCTGACGCAACCAGCCCAGCTTATCACCTGTATCCAGAGCCACATGGCCGGAAGTAGGCGCTAACTGACCCGCCAGTATCTTCATGAAAGTGGATTTGCCGCAGCCATTCGCGCCGATCAAACCATAACGGTTACCGTCGCCGAATTTAACTGTAACGTTTTCGAATAAGGGCTTGGCCCCGAACTGAATGGTGAGATTTTGGGTAGCAATCACGATAACAACCTAACAAACTGATAACGCGCTATTCTACACCGAACGCAGGTGTTTAGACGAGAAGACTATGGCCGGACCGGGTCGGTCGAAATAGTATCCCTGCACCATATCCACCCCCAGTTTTTTAACCATATCAAACACATCCTGGGTCTCGACACACTCAGCCACGGTGATTTTTCCCAAACCACGCGCTACATCAACAATAGCCTTCACGAAAATCTGATTATCCATCTCATCGCAGATATTCTGTATAAACATCCCATCGATTTTAAGCATGTTGGCGTTCAGGTATTTCAGATAAGCGAATGATGAAAAACCGTTGCCAAAATCATCCAGGCTGACCATGCACCCCATTTCCCGCAACGCCTCAATGAAACGCTGCGCGTCCTGCAAATCAGACAGCGCGGCCGTTTCGGTAATTTCGAACATCAAACGCCGATGATCGACCTGATACAGTTCAAGCTGCTCGGCAATAAAATCAATCAAGCCGGCATCATCCAGTGAGCGCCCGGACAGATTGACCGCCAACGCCGGCACCTCAGGGTGCTTGGCCAGCATTTGCAAACTTTCAGTTAGCACCCAGCGATCT from Sulfuriferula thiophila harbors:
- the purN gene encoding phosphoribosylglycinamide formyltransferase, whose protein sequence is MKLVVLISGRGSNLQAILDAGLPAEVVAVLSNRESAEGLRLAEAHGIATHALAHTGFASRAEFDQAMLQLIDNYAPDLVVLAGYMRILTDEFVQHYAGRLINIHPSLLPSYTGLNTHARALADGVKIHGCTVHLVTPTLDHGPVIVQAAVAVRSDDTAETLGARVLEAEHRIYPLAIRWFVENRLAVDACGKVNLLNGEGSEQSVFYLGA
- a CDS encoding ABC-F family ATPase, which gives rise to MIATQNLTIQFGAKPLFENVTVKFGDGNRYGLIGANGCGKSTFMKILAGQLAPTSGHVALDTGDKLGWLRQDQFGYEDQIVLDVVMQGDADLWAVKHEKDAIYANPESTEDDYMRAAELEGKFAELDGYSAEARAGELLLGLGIPSAQHNGPMKEVAPGWKLRVLLAQSLFGNPDILLLDEPTNNLDINAIRWLENILDQRSCTMIIISHDRHFLNSICTHMADLDYGKIQLFPGNYDEYMTAAAQAREGLQAANARAKDKIAELQTFVSRFSANASKARQATSRVKQIDKLKQDMGVIKPSSRQYPYIRFEQEKPLHRNVVEVTDLAIGYDQSLFSKFSVIVEAGERIAIIGENGAGKTTLVKTLIGEMPALDGKIKWSENAKIGYYAQDHAADFDSDLNLFDWMKQWADAGEDDQAIRSVLGKLLFSGDDVKKSVRVLSGGEQGRMMFGKLTLTKANVLVLDEPTNHLDMESIESINTAVELFKGTVIFVSHDRSFVSSLATRLIEIRDQRAEIFNGNYEEYLASRGIA